One Lycium barbarum isolate Lr01 chromosome 5, ASM1917538v2, whole genome shotgun sequence genomic window carries:
- the LOC132642226 gene encoding quinolinate phosphoribosyltransferase [decarboxylating] 1b-like isoform X2 — translation MADAADPACILETRKTAPGLRLVDKWAVETRTPAEVHEVLEYASQTKTSLTRIMLDNMVIPLSNVDVEVSMLKEAVELIDGRFETEASGNVTLETVHTIGQNGVSCISR, via the exons ATGGCAGATGCTGCAGACCCTGCCTGCATCTTGGAGACTAGGAAAACTGCTCCAGGATTACGTTTGGTGGATAAATGGGCG GTTGAAACCAGAACGCCTGCAGAAGTACATGAGGTTCTAGAATATGCATCTCAAACAAAGACTTCATTGACTAGGATAATGCTGGACAATATGGTTATTCCATTATCTAACGTGGATGTTGAGGTATCCATGCTTAAGGAGGCCGTAGAATTGATCGATGGGAGGTTTGAGACAGAG GCTTCAGGAAATGTTACCCTTGAAACAGTGCACACAATTGGACAAAACGGTGTTAGCTGCATTTCTAG GTGA
- the LOC132642226 gene encoding quinolinate phosphoribosyltransferase [decarboxylating] 1b-like isoform X1 yields the protein MADAADPACILETRKTAPGLRLVDKWAVKIGGGENHIMGLFDMVMIKDNHISAAGGVSKALKSVDQYLEQNKLQMGVEVETRTPAEVHEVLEYASQTKTSLTRIMLDNMVIPLSNVDVEVSMLKEAVELIDGRFETEASGNVTLETVHTIGQNGVSCISR from the exons ATGGCAGATGCTGCAGACCCTGCCTGCATCTTGGAGACTAGGAAAACTGCTCCAGGATTACGTTTGGTGGATAAATGGGCGGTAAAGATC gggggaggggaaaATCACATAATGGGCTTATTTGATATGGTAATGATAAAAGACAATCACATATCTGCTGCTGGAGGTGTTAGCAAAGCTCTAAAATCTGTGGATCAGTATTTGGAGCAAAATAAACTTCAAATGGGAGTTGAG GTTGAAACCAGAACGCCTGCAGAAGTACATGAGGTTCTAGAATATGCATCTCAAACAAAGACTTCATTGACTAGGATAATGCTGGACAATATGGTTATTCCATTATCTAACGTGGATGTTGAGGTATCCATGCTTAAGGAGGCCGTAGAATTGATCGATGGGAGGTTTGAGACAGAG GCTTCAGGAAATGTTACCCTTGAAACAGTGCACACAATTGGACAAAACGGTGTTAGCTGCATTTCTAG GTGA